One window of Desulfarculus baarsii DSM 2075 genomic DNA carries:
- a CDS encoding TetR/AcrR family transcriptional regulator: protein MSKPISRKQAIRAAAIELFAAKGFQGASTAEVAKLAGVSEGTIFYHFQTKEGILLSLIDDMFDGYVAVIGQSIAEAATGLEAIECYLRGHLRHVEERWNEISLLIRDVPPSFKDDDSPQRAHVLSRIAQLEALIVAAIEKGQIDGSIRPCDPAAIARILRGRLKGLTSMMALEKFSITEMSDELCQFCRRALAARA, encoded by the coding sequence ATGAGCAAACCGATTTCACGCAAGCAGGCGATCAGGGCGGCGGCCATCGAGCTGTTCGCGGCCAAGGGCTTTCAGGGCGCCTCCACCGCCGAGGTGGCCAAGCTGGCCGGCGTGTCCGAGGGCACGATCTTTTATCATTTTCAGACCAAAGAGGGCATCCTGCTCAGCCTGATCGACGACATGTTCGACGGCTACGTGGCGGTGATCGGCCAATCCATCGCCGAGGCCGCCACGGGTCTGGAGGCCATCGAGTGCTATTTGCGCGGCCACCTGCGCCATGTCGAGGAGCGCTGGAACGAAATCTCGCTGTTGATCCGCGACGTGCCGCCCAGCTTCAAGGACGACGACTCGCCCCAGCGGGCCCACGTGCTTTCGCGCATCGCCCAGTTGGAGGCCTTGATCGTGGCGGCCATCGAAAAAGGCCAGATCGACGGCTCCATCCGGCCCTGCGACCCGGCGGCCATCGCCCGGATCCTGCGCGGGCGGCTCAAGGGCCTGACCAGCATGATGGCCCTGGAAAAATTTTCCATCACCGAAATGTCGGACGAACTCTGCCAGTTCTGCCGGCGCGCCCTTGCCGCCCGGGCCTGA